GTCCAACATCCTACACAGTTTCAACAATCAATATTAGTCTAAAGTTTATAACCACAGTGTGTAAGTGTGCCTATTGCATTGCATACCATTCCATATTTGATTTTTGTGACATCTAAGAATGTCTGAGGAAGATTTGGATACTTGCTCTTGAGCTGCAGCAATAGTAGTTCGGCTCGGTTCATCAACGCTTCCGCCTTATCAAGTTCGGACAATGGATCTAAAACGAAAGACCACGACCTTCGCATGGGGGACTTGACATTGTCTTGctccatttctctctctttccatGCGAATATAGCACCTTCCAACCGGTTGATGGCATCGAGAGCACCCACATCGGATTTCAGATTCAGGCAACTGATCATATCCTCAGTAGGCAGACACTCTGCAGACAATATTTTGTACAGTTCCTCTCCAAGGCAAGTCTTCGGGGACTTATACAAAGACAGGCAACAACAAGTTCAGCATCTCGACCCCCATGATTCAAACCCGTATAGGCATATATGCGAGAGCAGATGTACCTTTGGGAGCGCATCTCTGATGTTGGCAGGGATCGGCATATCAGCCAAGATGTTCCCGTTGATGGCTTTGGCAGCTTTGAAGACTTGAAAGATCAATTTTCCCTGATGCAGCAATctctttctttctatctctgagAGGCCGACTGTGGGCACTTGCGGGGAAGGAAGCCACCACCGCTTGCTCTGTCCAGAGCTTCGGCTCCTTCCTTCAGCTCGGCTGCCCACTTCAGCATACCAGAATTCTGTATTCACCATCGAGTCGAGGGTTTCCTGGTGGTATCAGAGATCAAAGAGGTGAAGTGAGTATGAATAGTGAAATGTGAAGCTTTTTTATTCGTGTGGAGAGACCACCTACAATGAGCATGGAATCCAATTTCCGCAGAGCTGGAAGATTCATGTTGATGTCTGCTCGAGCTTTTGGAGTCATGATCTACTCGGAATAGCAACAAGAAGAGATCAGTCATGTAACCATAATGCAtcatactattttttatgggaAGGGCTAATACACATACCTCTATTGTCCGGCCATTAGCATCGTTGTGCTTTGCAGGAACCAACTCGACCATATAGTTCGTTGGGGCAAGTAGCCAATCCATTTCCCTTTGCCATTTGGTCTTACTCTCATCCGTCAACGGCTCTAATTTCCAAAGCTCACCAAAGACGGAAGCTGCAAGTTTTTCACCAACATTTGGCATAAGCAATATTTGATAAGAAACTTTAGTGTGCTACGTGGCCGATTAGCAGTCTCTACCTGCTAGATTATTGATAGCATTTGACAGCGCTAATGCTGTGGAGATGCCCTTTGCCCCACCGGTAATATCCTCCCCGAGCAACAGCTTAGCAAACTTTTCCTTAATTGTTTCAATATCTGAGCATTGGCTGGTATACTGTGGCTTTTCTTTTGCAAGGATATGTCTAGGGGTTGCTGTGAAATTCCACTCATCTTGACACTGATCGTCTTTCTTCAATATCGTCCAGATAGAGGAGAACGATCCAGAAGCATTATTGCTGGACGAGCAGCTCGAGTCATCCTCATCATGGGAGTCAGTGACACAGCCATCCCCTCTGCTAGTGCCACTATCATTATCAAAAGACTGAATGCAGCTCTCGAGACCATTGTACGTCATTATCTCTGTAGCATACCGATTCCCAGTCAGTCAATGAAACACACCATAAGTCCATAACCAGCTACTGTTAATATAGCACGAGAAACACTATTTCTCAACCTCAAACATCAGATTCTGACAGCACTAGTTTTAAGATTCTTTCATAAAATTGTTTGATTTCAATCCTACTTTTCCTGTCCAAACTTCCATTAAAACACAGCTGATGTAAATTACTCCAAAACTACAGCATTCTTCCTCCCCCTTGAGGTAAGAACGCTGAACTTTGATAGCACGATCAATTAATATACGAAGAAAACATGTCAGAACGAACAAAAATGCATCAACCACAGATCTTAGCAAACAGTATGTCTCATTGGATGCTATTCTTTTCTTAGATTACTAAAGTATAGTATATCCACACGCAAAAAACGGTTGACTATCACATGACATAAATAATGCCCCATCTAAACTGCACATGGTATAAACAAGCAACACACGGCACTGATTGTAAGTTTGTAACCTAAACTGACAAAGGATAACAGTTTGATATATAAGACACATCTGAAATGCATCAGAAATAACTGGAGTAAATCAAGCTAGTTGGTAACGATAATTGcggatgtttttttttcatgtttttgtCTTATAGTTAGAATTATCAATCAGAAGTAGAACATATTGAAAGGATCTGAGTAGAGATAATATTTTTATTGGCAACAAGCATAAAAGTCTAGGTCtaaaagagaataaaagcaAGATGAGCTGAGATGGACTGATCATGGAGGTATAATTCTACAGGAGATATAGATCCAAATAGAaaccatttaaattaaaaagggaaatgtcagaAGACAATGACTTTTTTGTCCCATCAAATGCAAATTCATGATTTCTGATGATAAAAAAAT
This portion of the Salvia splendens isolate huo1 chromosome 10, SspV2, whole genome shotgun sequence genome encodes:
- the LOC121753242 gene encoding rop guanine nucleotide exchange factor 14-like isoform X2 — protein: MIMRRRFACCTRDMRNMSIDFDEEDKIMTYNGLESCIQSFDNDSGTSRGDGCVTDSHDEDDSSCSSSNNASGSFSSIWTILKKDDQCQDEWNFTATPRHILAKEKPQYTSQCSDIETIKEKFAKLLLGEDITGGAKGISTALALSNAINNLAASVFGELWKLEPLTDESKTKWQREMDWLLAPTNYMVELVPAKHNDANGRTIEIMTPKARADINMNLPALRKLDSMLIETLDSMVNTEFWYAEVGSRAEGRSRSSGQSKRWWLPSPQVPTVGLSEIERKRLLHQGKLIFQVFKAAKAINGNILADMPIPANIRDALPKTCLGEELYKILSAECLPTEDMISCLNLKSDVGALDAINRLEGAIFAWKEREMEQDNVKSPMRRSWSFVLDPLSELDKAEALMNRAELLLLQLKSKYPNLPQTFLDVTKIKYGMDVGHSILEAYSRVLSNTAFSILSRLGDILQEDIVSNPNSPIAMSQLVGARIPGISDSPMLDRVRHSLINQLNSTDAKSCNSSVVSDDASDVDACHDGAKITSVSATPSRNRAWCVGRNACQFMSGRYD
- the LOC121753242 gene encoding rop guanine nucleotide exchange factor 14-like isoform X1, with the protein product MIMRRRFACCTRDMRNMSIDFDEEDKIMTYNGLESCIQSFDNDSGTSRGDGCVTDSHDEDDSSCSSSNNASGSFSSIWTILKKDDQCQDEWNFTATPRHILAKEKPQYTSQCSDIETIKEKFAKLLLGEDITGGAKGISTALALSNAINNLAASVFGELWKLEPLTDESKTKWQREMDWLLAPTNYMVELVPAKHNDANGRTIEIMTPKARADINMNLPALRKLDSMLIETLDSMVNTEFWYAEVGSRAEGRSRSSGQSKRWWLPSPQVPTVGLSEIERKRLLHQGKLIFQVFKAAKAINGNILADMPIPANIRDALPKSPKTCLGEELYKILSAECLPTEDMISCLNLKSDVGALDAINRLEGAIFAWKEREMEQDNVKSPMRRSWSFVLDPLSELDKAEALMNRAELLLLQLKSKYPNLPQTFLDVTKIKYGMDVGHSILEAYSRVLSNTAFSILSRLGDILQEDIVSNPNSPIAMSQLVGARIPGISDSPMLDRVRHSLINQLNSTDAKSCNSSVVSDDASDVDACHDGAKITSVSATPSRNRAWCVGRNACQFMSGRYD
- the LOC121753242 gene encoding rop guanine nucleotide exchange factor 14-like isoform X3, encoding MHFRCVLYIKLLSFVSLEIMTYNGLESCIQSFDNDSGTSRGDGCVTDSHDEDDSSCSSSNNASGSFSSIWTILKKDDQCQDEWNFTATPRHILAKEKPQYTSQCSDIETIKEKFAKLLLGEDITGGAKGISTALALSNAINNLAASVFGELWKLEPLTDESKTKWQREMDWLLAPTNYMVELVPAKHNDANGRTIEIMTPKARADINMNLPALRKLDSMLIETLDSMVNTEFWYAEVGSRAEGRSRSSGQSKRWWLPSPQVPTVGLSEIERKRLLHQGKLIFQVFKAAKAINGNILADMPIPANIRDALPKSPKTCLGEELYKILSAECLPTEDMISCLNLKSDVGALDAINRLEGAIFAWKEREMEQDNVKSPMRRSWSFVLDPLSELDKAEALMNRAELLLLQLKSKYPNLPQTFLDVTKIKYGMDVGHSILEAYSRVLSNTAFSILSRLGDILQEDIVSNPNSPIAMSQLVGARIPGISDSPMLDRVRHSLINQLNSTDAKSCNSSVVSDDASDVDACHDGAKITSVSATPSRNRAWCVGRNACQFMSGRYD